Proteins from one Ranitomeya variabilis isolate aRanVar5 chromosome 1, aRanVar5.hap1, whole genome shotgun sequence genomic window:
- the LOC143797453 gene encoding olfactory receptor 10C1-like encodes MRHINTTIVHEFHLLGFAHLHSFQNVLFCAVLLAYIICVSGNFTIIMLVRRDPSLHSPMYLFISIFTVLEIIFASVTIPKLMAILIHTKKTISFFGCFAQMYTFNALGETESFLLALMVFDRYLAITNPLRYLAIMNNRFCCRLSVLPWFLGFITSFIPSLFTFLLDFCGPNEVDHFFCDLAPLQNLSCSNPSLSNMTTSLAAVLSTVFPFLTIMVYYIHIICTVLKIETLEGKTKAFSTCSSHLIVASLFYGSAIIVYVRPRGSHYDKFLALIYTVIIPVLNPFIYTFRNREVKNSLRKIIRQCIKFSSFKHLKKWLKNMESTCMQKTTV; translated from the coding sequence ATGCGGCACATTAACACAACCATTGTGCATGAGTTTCATCTTTTGGGTTTCGCCCACTTGCACTCATTTCAGAATGTACTCTTCTGTGCTGTTCTTCTGGCCTATATCATTTGTGTTTCTGGAAACTTTACTATTATTATGTTAGTTAGACGGGACCCTTCTCTTCATTCTCCAATGTATTTATTTATCAGTATTTTTACTGTTTTAGAAATCATTTTTGCTTCAGTAACCATTCCAAAACTGATGGCTATCCTTATTCATACTAAGAAGACTATTTCTTTTTTTGGTTGCTTTGCCCAGATGTATACCTTCAATGCACTGGGAGAAACAGAGAGCTTCCTGCTAGCTTTAATGGTCTTTGACCGATATTTAGCCATCACTAATCCATTACGGTACTTAGCCATCATGAATAATCGGTTCTGCTGTAGATTATCTGTCCTGCCATGGTTTCTTGGTTTTATTACTTCTTTTATTCCAAGTCTTTTTACTTTTCTTTTAGACTTTTGTGGACCAAATGAAGTTGACCACTTCTTTTGCGACCTGGCACCATTGCAAAATTTATCTTGTTCAAACCCATCTCTTAGTAATATGACTACTAGTTTGGCAGCTGTTCTGTCAACTGTTTTCCCCTTTTTAACCATAATGGTTTACTACATTCATATCATATGCACAGTGTTAAAAATTGAAACTTTAGAGGGTAAAACAAAAGCCTTTTCAACTTGCTCATCCCATCTTATTGTAGCATCTCTGTTTTATGGTTCGGCCATCATTGTGTATGTCAGGCCCAGAGGTAGTCATTACGATAAGTTCCTCGCTCTCATATACACGGTTATCATACCAGTTCTGAACCCATTTATTTATACATTTAGGAATAGAGAGGTAAAAAATTCTTTAAGGAAAATCATCAGACAGTGTATTAAGTTTTCAAgtttcaaacatttaaaaaaatggcttAAAAATATGGAGAGCACTTGTATGCAAAAAACaaccgtctga